In Kordia antarctica, the following proteins share a genomic window:
- a CDS encoding response regulator: protein MKSSLTIMIIDDSILFSEGLEQLLMYNSLVKNVISCHNYEQAAKNLENSIVDIILLDLNFETNEYDGFSIAKLIRERYPKIKIIILTQHAKVDYYETLIEDYNLDGYVDKQLSAKNVFDAIQEVFKGNKYVDKNITKMLLLGKWLKLSKRENEVIELISKGITQKETALELYISPKTVESHLKNLCERFNVKNSVELINTYTNYKKSNRENYEKTTAPFQQRKIE, encoded by the coding sequence ATGAAAAGTAGTTTAACAATCATGATCATTGACGATTCAATTCTTTTTTCTGAAGGCTTGGAACAGCTTTTAATGTACAATTCATTAGTAAAAAATGTAATATCATGTCATAATTACGAACAAGCAGCTAAAAACCTCGAGAATTCGATTGTAGATATTATATTATTAGACTTAAATTTTGAAACAAACGAGTACGATGGTTTTTCAATTGCGAAATTAATAAGAGAAAGATATCCTAAAATAAAAATAATCATACTCACGCAACATGCAAAAGTAGACTACTATGAAACTCTAATTGAAGACTACAACTTAGATGGATATGTAGACAAGCAATTATCTGCAAAAAATGTCTTTGATGCAATACAAGAAGTATTTAAAGGAAATAAATATGTAGATAAAAATATAACTAAAATGCTGCTTTTAGGAAAATGGTTAAAGCTTTCTAAAAGAGAGAATGAAGTAATAGAATTAATTAGTAAAGGAATCACTCAAAAAGAAACAGCTTTAGAGTTATATATTTCTCCTAAGACTGTAGAGTCCCACCTAAAGAATCTTTGTGAAAGGTTTAATGTGAAAAATAGTGTCGAGTTGATAAATACATATACAAATTATAAAAAATCTAATAGAGAAAATTATGAAAAAACAACAGCTCCATTTCAGCAGAGAAAAATAGAATAA
- a CDS encoding CHAT domain-containing protein codes for MNSFEKLQELYKKGDYISFYTLYKALEKPLDDEVLLLAIKLARSASEWLDIEDILIQLKKSVNIQSVEKSKLCYEFYDFVRKKLNRKESEIILEKCFRVISNSTDSDLVFYAKKIQIKTRLILLHQGLLNAEEKRKVIEDGLNLYEKYKEINQCESLSFLEILVDYIGKHPIPDLKFGLEIIEKIIQDNSIKNYNKISFYLKKARFLLRTKYYLEIRNPIELPNEIKEILSFLEENKYLPATEIIESVYGNHLLDLELIEGIEFLENNILKLWQLGYHQEARNDYNNALRWMQDRGQGKLLKEFSQKINLPKKVNKTILEAELEMLHKSHDFHISGDYYNAGETLEKIISNIENETFQVLFIGTLVNNTSQRSIKNIKEIKIIDSKIKDLNEVGKTFLIAQLYAFMAMLDKKQSKKYFINSGKMYENLGMIQESLEQYQNYINQKLIEFNENKKLSTIDGVPKDLKKIISFFDADHWIKNRYSLQGNLCQVSGNLSLYIKQFEIAIESFEAASNLYLKANHLNSFALNTHRLGSIYLELGRKNQNINDYEKGNKVLSEGISISKKSKLNNFIWRLQFIYALTYIEPLARKLVSPNDVLLYVKNGEKCLDQIAFYLDGMIHKANQTNSSENLEATITFKDDTRQIISSGTHFFQSRGNYTKAIEWLEKMRTRSLLISMTNYKLNNDELKKHPLLLQENNIISHLYEENLNEFQEYSQNDLDKLYQKMLNDKITNEYAAIKRLTKLSITNLKESIRNNEKKLDGQKLFFLYYFIEKDNIYVYGISSQVEKILFSKVPIKTSDLEDYLSTFYLNINLSKTKDYNPGETFWTRFSDLIAPLKEWTQPDDIICIVPYGKLQNLPLHSLHIDGKPLIYRNPVFYNISLSTWQYIQFKNTIFSNFKSVGLFGNPEYNLENAEEEVLSLVRLFKKEALFGKNVTKKTFLKALKADDFIHFAGHGDLDKGHGFLSGLKLNDGVLTAKEIMNQRANTNFVTLASCDVGRQKNHSGEELVGLTSAFIASGVNTVMTGLWEVDDADAKEFFSIFYKKLLEGFPKVIAMQQAMLALMEISGKSHFCHWAMFSLTGDWR; via the coding sequence ATGAATAGTTTTGAAAAACTTCAAGAATTATACAAAAAAGGTGATTATATAAGTTTTTATACGCTTTATAAAGCTTTAGAAAAACCTTTAGATGACGAAGTCCTACTTTTAGCGATAAAACTAGCAAGGAGCGCAAGCGAATGGCTAGATATAGAAGATATCTTAATACAATTAAAAAAGTCTGTAAACATTCAGTCAGTTGAAAAATCTAAACTATGCTATGAGTTTTACGATTTTGTAAGGAAAAAACTGAATAGGAAAGAAAGTGAAATTATTTTAGAAAAATGTTTTAGAGTAATCAGTAATAGCACTGATAGCGATTTAGTATTTTATGCTAAAAAGATTCAAATAAAAACGCGTTTGATTCTTTTACATCAAGGTTTATTAAATGCAGAAGAAAAAAGAAAAGTCATAGAGGATGGATTAAACTTATATGAGAAATATAAAGAAATTAATCAATGTGAGTCACTTTCTTTCCTTGAAATACTAGTTGATTATATAGGGAAACATCCAATACCTGATTTAAAATTTGGATTAGAAATTATCGAAAAAATAATTCAAGATAATTCTATCAAAAATTACAATAAAATTTCTTTTTACCTAAAGAAAGCTAGGTTTCTATTAAGAACTAAGTACTATTTAGAGATAAGAAACCCTATAGAGCTTCCTAATGAAATAAAAGAAATTTTATCATTTCTAGAAGAGAATAAATATTTACCAGCTACAGAAATAATAGAAAGTGTATATGGGAATCATTTATTAGATTTAGAACTTATTGAGGGAATAGAATTCTTAGAAAATAATATATTGAAGTTATGGCAGTTAGGATATCATCAAGAAGCTCGTAATGATTACAATAATGCTTTAAGATGGATGCAAGATAGAGGTCAGGGTAAACTGTTGAAAGAATTTAGTCAAAAAATAAATTTACCTAAAAAAGTTAATAAAACTATATTAGAAGCGGAGTTAGAGATGTTACACAAATCTCATGATTTCCATATTTCTGGAGACTATTATAATGCAGGAGAAACTTTAGAAAAAATTATATCTAATATTGAGAATGAAACTTTTCAGGTTTTATTTATTGGAACTTTGGTGAATAATACATCTCAGCGTAGCATAAAAAATATAAAAGAAATTAAAATTATTGATTCAAAAATTAAAGATTTAAATGAGGTAGGGAAAACATTTCTAATCGCACAACTTTATGCTTTCATGGCAATGCTTGACAAAAAGCAATCGAAGAAATATTTCATTAATTCTGGTAAAATGTATGAGAATTTAGGAATGATTCAAGAAAGTTTAGAACAATATCAAAATTACATCAATCAAAAGTTAATAGAATTCAATGAAAATAAAAAGTTGTCGACGATTGATGGAGTCCCTAAAGATTTAAAAAAAATAATTTCTTTTTTTGATGCTGATCATTGGATTAAAAACAGATATTCTTTACAAGGAAATTTATGTCAAGTCTCAGGTAATTTGTCGCTATACATTAAACAGTTTGAAATAGCCATTGAGAGTTTTGAAGCAGCTTCTAATTTGTATTTGAAAGCAAATCATTTGAATTCATTTGCGCTGAATACACATCGTCTAGGTTCAATATATTTAGAATTAGGTAGAAAAAATCAAAATATAAATGATTATGAAAAAGGGAATAAGGTTTTATCTGAGGGAATTTCGATTTCAAAAAAATCAAAGCTTAATAACTTTATTTGGAGATTGCAATTTATCTATGCGTTGACTTATATCGAACCATTAGCAAGAAAATTAGTCAGTCCAAATGATGTTTTGTTATATGTGAAAAATGGTGAGAAATGCTTGGATCAAATAGCATTTTATTTAGATGGAATGATTCATAAAGCGAATCAAACTAATTCCTCTGAAAATTTGGAAGCAACAATTACTTTCAAAGATGATACTAGACAAATTATTTCTTCTGGAACACATTTTTTTCAATCAAGAGGGAATTATACAAAAGCAATAGAATGGTTGGAGAAGATGCGAACAAGATCTCTGCTCATAAGTATGACAAATTATAAGTTAAATAATGATGAACTGAAAAAACATCCACTTTTACTACAGGAAAACAATATAATCTCTCATTTATATGAGGAGAACTTAAATGAGTTTCAAGAATATTCTCAAAATGATTTAGATAAGTTATATCAAAAGATGTTGAATGATAAGATTACAAATGAATATGCTGCTATAAAGCGACTAACAAAACTATCTATCACAAATCTGAAAGAGTCTATTAGAAATAACGAAAAAAAACTAGATGGTCAAAAACTATTCTTCCTCTACTATTTCATAGAAAAAGATAATATTTATGTATATGGTATAAGCTCTCAAGTAGAAAAAATTTTATTTTCAAAAGTTCCCATAAAGACATCCGACCTTGAAGATTATTTGTCTACTTTTTATCTAAATATAAATTTATCAAAAACAAAAGATTATAATCCTGGAGAAACATTTTGGACTCGTTTTAGTGATTTAATAGCTCCTTTGAAAGAGTGGACTCAACCTGACGATATTATATGCATCGTACCTTATGGGAAATTGCAAAACCTTCCACTGCATTCGCTTCATATTGATGGCAAGCCGTTAATTTATCGGAATCCTGTGTTTTATAATATTAGTTTGTCTACTTGGCAATATATACAATTTAAGAACACAATATTCAGTAATTTTAAATCCGTTGGGTTGTTTGGAAATCCTGAATACAATCTAGAAAATGCGGAGGAGGAAGTCTTATCGCTAGTAAGACTTTTTAAGAAAGAGGCTTTATTTGGGAAAAACGTTACCAAAAAGACTTTTCTCAAAGCTTTAAAAGCAGATGACTTCATTCATTTTGCTGGTCATGGAGATTTAGATAAAGGTCATGGGTTTTTATCGGGCTTAAAGTTAAATGACGGAGTACTTACAGCAAAAGAGATAATGAATCAACGTGCGAATACAAACTTTGTTACATTAGCTTCTTGTGATGTTGGAAGACAGAAAAATCATTCAGGGGAAGAATTAGTTGGATTGACTTCTGCCTTTATTGCAAGCGGAGTAAATACAGTAATGACTGGATTATGGGAAGTTGATGATGCAGATGCAAAAGAGTTCTTTTCCATTTTTTATAAAAAACTCTTAGAAGGTTTTCCTAAAGTCATAGCAATGCAACAAGCAATGCTTGCACTTATGGAAATATCAGGGAAATCACATTTTTGTCATTGGGCTATGTTTTCCTTAACTGGTGATTGGAGATAA
- a CDS encoding MotA/TolQ/ExbB proton channel family protein — translation MKIIEILKRNVRLIKKVSLSLLIGWFIYGALVWASFENLESAIEEATFKEYLFDGDPALKGVLLTGNNQNDYFNSVSEMKLTWRILQNIGVLSKDKSFANFENDNVFKKASSTICSVFNDKNQDSGITTLLELNKDFGNTPANPLLKNNDNEVKKALIKSLARSPGSFEKYVQLLEDARKDVNNDAKLNPTNIFIYSFPKDLFPSLWGRNTSLEETTSIMFNHTDIKNKYESISDGKSLEQYQQIKDFYSKLLIAISNDSNVSKARDWVMVFNGIMQLIMIIVFTFCLNIILTYKPENNSKYKYALIYSWGEDSLPIFGFIGTILGLMKALGDAYKIPLANGSVNAALSISDITNALSIAFTTTLMAFVLGMILSLFKMFNPFLIKNTKLLKDE, via the coding sequence ATGAAGATTATTGAAATTTTAAAACGAAATGTTAGATTGATAAAAAAAGTATCACTTAGTTTATTAATTGGTTGGTTTATTTATGGGGCTCTGGTTTGGGCTTCATTTGAAAATTTAGAATCCGCTATTGAAGAAGCAACATTTAAAGAATATTTATTTGATGGAGACCCTGCTTTAAAAGGTGTTTTATTGACAGGCAATAATCAAAATGATTATTTTAACTCTGTTTCTGAAATGAAACTCACTTGGAGAATTCTGCAGAACATTGGGGTTTTATCAAAAGATAAATCATTTGCTAATTTCGAAAATGATAATGTTTTTAAAAAGGCATCCTCAACAATTTGTTCGGTTTTTAATGATAAAAATCAAGATAGTGGAATAACTACTCTGCTTGAGCTTAATAAAGATTTTGGAAATACTCCTGCAAATCCATTATTGAAAAATAATGACAATGAAGTAAAGAAAGCTTTAATTAAAAGTTTAGCTAGAAGCCCTGGTTCCTTCGAAAAGTACGTTCAGCTTCTAGAAGACGCTCGCAAAGACGTTAATAATGATGCTAAGCTGAACCCAACAAATATTTTCATTTACTCTTTTCCAAAAGATTTATTTCCCTCTTTGTGGGGGCGAAACACCTCGTTAGAAGAGACTACTTCAATTATGTTTAATCATACCGATATTAAGAATAAATACGAATCCATTTCTGATGGTAAAAGTCTAGAGCAATATCAGCAAATTAAGGATTTCTACTCAAAATTATTAATTGCTATTAGCAATGATTCTAATGTGTCTAAAGCAAGAGATTGGGTAATGGTCTTTAATGGTATTATGCAATTGATTATGATAATCGTATTTACATTTTGCTTAAATATCATTTTGACTTACAAACCAGAAAATAATAGCAAATATAAGTATGCTTTGATTTACTCTTGGGGAGAAGACTCTCTTCCTATTTTTGGTTTTATTGGTACTATTCTAGGATTAATGAAGGCATTGGGTGATGCATATAAAATACCTCTAGCAAATGGTAGCGTTAATGCTGCCTTATCTATATCTGATATAACAAATGCATTAAGCATTGCTTTTACAACTACACTTATGGCATTTGTTCTAGGTATGATTTTGAGTTTATTCAAAATGTTTAATCCATTTCTTATAAAGAATACAAAACTGCTCAAAGATGAATGA
- a CDS encoding IS1595 family transposase, with protein sequence MEAFKGQNILSFIKELPDDEACKAYLAKIKWQDGFKCMKCGHTKGCEKSGYRYHCYSCNHVESATANTLFHKVKFGLQKAFCVVFEMSTSSKSVSSIQMGKRFNIRQGTAWFFMQKVRKTMKSSQQYPLSELVHVDEFTVGGKEEGKQGRSYDSKKKKAVIAVELSKKHQIKRVYVRSIDDYSAKSLTPIFEEHISTTAQIVTDKWRGYSPLKKDYKIEQKFSNNGKNFKELHIVIMQLKSWLRAIPTHVSKWHVQAYFDEFCFRINRSQFKETIFHKTIERMVIAKPIYHKNIKRILSV encoded by the coding sequence ATGGAAGCATTTAAAGGACAAAATATACTGAGCTTTATAAAAGAATTGCCAGATGATGAAGCCTGTAAGGCTTATTTGGCTAAAATAAAATGGCAAGATGGTTTTAAATGTATGAAATGTGGTCATACAAAAGGTTGTGAAAAATCTGGATATAGGTATCATTGTTATAGTTGTAATCATGTGGAAAGTGCTACAGCAAATACGTTATTTCATAAGGTGAAGTTTGGATTACAAAAAGCATTTTGTGTAGTATTTGAAATGAGTACAAGTAGTAAAAGTGTATCAAGTATTCAGATGGGTAAGCGCTTCAATATTCGACAAGGTACCGCTTGGTTTTTTATGCAAAAAGTTAGAAAAACAATGAAGAGTAGCCAACAATATCCTTTATCAGAATTAGTTCATGTAGATGAATTTACGGTAGGTGGAAAAGAAGAAGGTAAACAAGGTAGAAGCTATGATTCTAAAAAGAAAAAGGCAGTAATAGCAGTAGAACTGAGCAAGAAACATCAAATTAAGCGAGTATATGTAAGGTCTATTGATGATTACTCAGCCAAATCTTTAACACCAATATTTGAAGAACACATAAGTACAACGGCACAAATAGTGACCGATAAATGGAGAGGATATTCACCTTTAAAAAAGGATTATAAAATTGAACAAAAATTTAGTAACAATGGTAAGAATTTTAAGGAATTGCATATTGTAATCATGCAATTGAAATCTTGGTTAAGAGCCATCCCAACTCATGTTAGTAAATGGCATGTCCAAGCTTACTTTGATGAGTTTTGTTTTAGAATTAATCGTTCTCAATTTAAAGAAACTATTTTTCATAAAACTATAGAAAGAATGGTTATTGCAAAACCTATTTATCATAAAAACATTAAACGGATACTAAGTGTGTAA
- a CDS encoding Mov34/MPN/PAD-1 family protein yields the protein MDEVEKSISEVKLFFDLHDRINYLEERKYKNKYIIDFEIDIKSYISENELEDHFAFELEISHTKAKVSYEIFVKKGPNIPFHPHFKTNNIPLVNQRVQWVDYKGEKGTIVAYVKRMILSLAYNRDFIKSEKGVNKKALNWYLKGFQSGNSEFPTDNFLNNPNQVANLVHKRDQKKFVLDSKNEQELVSGKKIKIKKKFDIVEDESFKLGKRTLEHYNFNIDEDIISQNEHLKSDSHFYITQKAREQIWNHISWGNHNTKNNKIEQGGILLGQVFFDEEREVQFGIVEEVVVGRNTNGSSVYLEMSHETWSQMLIDADKIIDDQEKGTIQIIGWYHTHPNGLDVFMSGTDMNTQQRFFNQDWHYAIVINPHKQIWKAFVGKEALECKGFILKDDKLNIPASAIQITKNNSKKKDLIILILTVLLMVTTLYGIFQMIQNGKVMKNRESSNKELNQENTGTSVFKCAYHLEEFQNNKTDSLKLESNIINQESTPIDFLEKNE from the coding sequence ATGGATGAAGTAGAAAAAAGTATATCAGAAGTAAAATTGTTCTTCGATCTACATGATCGTATCAACTATTTAGAAGAACGAAAATATAAGAACAAATATATTATTGACTTCGAAATCGACATTAAGAGTTATATATCTGAAAATGAATTGGAAGATCATTTTGCTTTCGAATTGGAAATATCACATACGAAAGCTAAAGTTAGTTATGAAATCTTTGTGAAAAAAGGACCAAACATTCCATTTCATCCACATTTTAAAACTAACAATATTCCATTGGTGAATCAAAGAGTTCAGTGGGTTGATTATAAAGGAGAGAAAGGAACGATTGTAGCGTATGTTAAAAGAATGATTTTATCTTTAGCATACAACAGAGATTTCATAAAGTCAGAAAAAGGTGTAAATAAAAAAGCGCTCAATTGGTACTTGAAAGGTTTTCAATCTGGAAACTCAGAATTCCCGACAGATAATTTTTTAAATAATCCGAATCAAGTAGCAAATCTGGTTCATAAAAGAGATCAGAAAAAGTTTGTTTTAGATTCTAAAAATGAGCAAGAACTAGTTTCTGGCAAAAAAATTAAGATTAAGAAAAAATTTGATATCGTTGAAGATGAAAGTTTCAAACTAGGAAAAAGAACGCTAGAACACTATAATTTTAATATTGATGAAGATATAATTTCTCAAAATGAACATTTAAAATCTGACTCACATTTTTATATTACCCAAAAAGCTAGAGAGCAAATATGGAATCACATAAGTTGGGGAAATCACAACACCAAAAATAACAAAATTGAACAAGGAGGAATTTTATTAGGACAAGTGTTTTTTGATGAAGAACGAGAAGTTCAATTTGGTATTGTTGAAGAAGTAGTTGTTGGGAGAAACACAAATGGAAGTTCTGTTTATTTGGAAATGTCGCATGAAACTTGGTCTCAAATGCTGATTGATGCCGATAAAATAATTGATGATCAAGAAAAAGGAACAATTCAAATTATCGGATGGTATCACACACACCCAAATGGATTGGATGTATTTATGTCAGGAACTGACATGAATACACAACAGCGTTTTTTTAATCAAGATTGGCATTATGCCATTGTTATAAATCCTCACAAGCAAATATGGAAAGCTTTTGTTGGTAAAGAGGCGCTGGAATGTAAAGGTTTTATTTTGAAAGATGATAAACTAAATATTCCTGCCTCAGCTATCCAGATAACAAAGAATAATTCAAAAAAAAAAGACTTGATAATATTGATACTAACAGTTCTTCTGATGGTTACGACGTTGTATGGTATTTTTCAAATGATTCAAAACGGGAAAGTGATGAAGAATAGGGAAAGTTCAAATAAAGAATTAAATCAAGAAAATACTGGAACATCAGTTTTTAAATGCGCATATCATCTTGAAGAATTTCAAAATAATAAAACTGATTCTCTTAAATTAGAATCTAATATTATCAATCAAGAAAGTACACCTATAGACTTTTTGGAAAAAAATGAGTAA
- a CDS encoding Mov34/MPN/PAD-1 family protein: MEKRFKINSIITEYKLENFDDSIYSEELEKVASNIQEVIVPNKIVISTEATKIIFDHIDWSKDTHQNSVEQGGLLIGHSYMDENNKIIVGYVEKAIPALMAKGSMTYLELNHDVWKSMMDTLDEINENAKNRELQIIGWYHTHPGRLSVYISGTDLNTQQKMFANDWQFAIVLNPQKQIWRAFNGTDAKECKGYILK, translated from the coding sequence ATGGAAAAAAGGTTTAAAATTAATTCAATAATTACTGAATACAAACTTGAAAATTTTGATGACAGCATTTATAGTGAAGAACTTGAAAAGGTTGCTTCAAACATTCAAGAAGTAATAGTACCAAACAAAATAGTTATATCAACTGAAGCTACGAAAATAATTTTTGACCATATAGATTGGAGTAAAGACACACATCAAAATTCTGTAGAGCAAGGAGGATTATTAATTGGACATTCTTATATGGATGAAAACAATAAAATAATAGTTGGATATGTTGAAAAAGCTATTCCCGCATTAATGGCGAAAGGGTCTATGACATACTTAGAATTAAATCATGACGTATGGAAATCAATGATGGATACTTTGGATGAAATTAATGAAAACGCTAAAAATCGAGAGTTACAAATCATTGGTTGGTATCATACGCACCCAGGAAGATTATCAGTTTATATTTCAGGAACAGATTTAAATACACAGCAAAAAATGTTTGCTAATGATTGGCAATTTGCGATTGTTCTCAATCCTCAAAAACAAATATGGCGAGCTTTCAATGGAACAGATGCCAAAGAATGTAAAGGGTATATTTTAAAATAA
- a CDS encoding ubiquitin-conjugating enzyme E2, giving the protein MVNIKGDIISWEAIKGIPPYVEEYRVTLNIKGIIGEGPKYREVHTVNVKIPSNYPKAAPDVRMETTPFVYHPNWYEDGKWCFGTWMMSEGLGHHVVRMARTLQYDLDITNEDSPANEDANTWFMANKKRNIFPCDNKLLPDPTKEKMSISMRPKKKFDIN; this is encoded by the coding sequence ATGGTCAATATAAAGGGAGATATTATCTCATGGGAAGCTATCAAAGGTATTCCTCCCTATGTGGAGGAATACAGAGTTACACTTAATATTAAAGGGATTATAGGTGAAGGACCTAAATACAGAGAAGTTCATACCGTGAATGTGAAAATACCGTCAAATTATCCAAAAGCAGCTCCCGATGTTAGAATGGAAACAACTCCGTTTGTTTATCACCCAAATTGGTATGAAGATGGAAAATGGTGTTTTGGAACGTGGATGATGTCCGAAGGGTTAGGCCATCATGTTGTCAGAATGGCAAGAACACTTCAATATGATTTAGACATTACAAACGAAGATAGTCCAGCAAATGAAGATGCAAATACTTGGTTTATGGCCAATAAAAAGCGAAATATTTTTCCATGTGATAATAAATTATTGCCTGATCCAACAAAAGAAAAAATGAGTATTTCCATGCGACCAAAGAAAAAGTTTGATATAAACTAA
- a CDS encoding ubiquitin family protein, whose amino-acid sequence MADVTVNFKHPTDGRVISVTLDDSMTGQEVIGELIANEFVPASSEGYNIAIKGGRQLTNGKTLLENEVKDNDTIRVIPATDAGNITF is encoded by the coding sequence ATGGCAGACGTAACTGTAAATTTTAAGCATCCAACAGATGGAAGAGTCATTAGTGTAACATTAGATGATAGCATGACTGGACAAGAAGTAATAGGCGAATTAATTGCAAATGAATTTGTTCCGGCAAGTAGTGAAGGATACAATATTGCTATTAAAGGAGGAAGGCAATTAACGAATGGTAAAACTTTATTAGAAAATGAAGTAAAGGATAATGATACTATACGAGTAATTCCAGCAACAGATGCTGGTAATATAACATTTTAA
- a CDS encoding HesA/MoeB/ThiF family protein produces the protein MKKFNIKSSVNIEENPTDRQERISWWSQEKLKKAKVMVVGAGAIGNETLKNLALLGIGNIFIVDFDIISTSNLSRTVLFRKDDVGRKKAEVAAKRIKELAFYDDINVDWFHGDLVWEIGTGIYEEMDLVLGCLDNVEARMSINKQCWLAKTPWIDSGMYELGMRVEFYNPPQEPCYQCNLTPQQMQNANKRYSCDQAKLKAFDEEKMPTTQITSAIVSGIQVQEAIKFLCGEKVAIGKKIYFQGKNNDFDIFSKQANPLCDAHASYPKVVTIPFDVHSKLKDLLTFISQDMYAGKHASLDFRGDRAFIKAVSCRTCFSEISFMRPTFRINADEFICENCKTKGKSYASTNTNLETKKITQEVFNLENTNQKLLNFTLHELGVPYMHIIAIINHKGKYSYFKLIDKTILKTIK, from the coding sequence ATGAAAAAATTCAACATAAAAAGCTCAGTCAATATTGAAGAAAATCCAACAGATAGACAAGAACGGATATCATGGTGGAGTCAGGAAAAATTGAAAAAAGCAAAAGTAATGGTTGTTGGTGCAGGAGCCATAGGAAATGAGACTTTAAAAAATTTAGCATTGCTAGGAATCGGAAATATTTTCATAGTTGATTTTGATATCATATCAACATCTAATCTCAGTAGAACAGTATTGTTCAGAAAAGATGACGTAGGGAGAAAAAAAGCCGAAGTAGCAGCAAAACGTATTAAAGAGTTAGCATTTTATGACGATATCAATGTAGATTGGTTTCACGGTGATTTAGTATGGGAGATTGGTACGGGAATTTATGAAGAAATGGATTTAGTTTTAGGTTGTTTGGATAATGTTGAAGCGCGAATGTCTATAAATAAACAATGCTGGTTAGCAAAAACACCATGGATTGATAGCGGAATGTATGAGTTGGGAATGCGAGTGGAATTTTATAATCCTCCTCAAGAACCTTGTTACCAATGCAATCTAACTCCACAACAAATGCAAAATGCTAATAAGCGTTATTCATGCGATCAAGCAAAACTCAAAGCATTTGATGAAGAAAAAATGCCTACGACACAAATAACTTCTGCCATTGTATCGGGAATTCAAGTACAAGAAGCAATTAAATTTCTGTGTGGGGAAAAAGTCGCAATCGGTAAAAAAATATATTTTCAAGGGAAAAATAATGATTTTGATATTTTTTCAAAACAAGCAAATCCACTCTGTGATGCACATGCTAGCTATCCCAAAGTAGTTACGATTCCTTTTGATGTTCATTCAAAATTAAAAGATTTATTAACCTTTATATCTCAAGATATGTATGCTGGTAAACATGCTTCACTAGATTTCAGAGGCGATCGTGCTTTTATAAAAGCTGTTTCATGTAGAACCTGTTTTTCTGAAATCAGCTTTATGCGACCAACTTTTAGAATAAATGCAGACGAATTTATTTGTGAAAATTGTAAAACAAAAGGAAAATCGTATGCATCAACTAACACTAATTTAGAAACAAAAAAAATTACGCAAGAAGTATTTAATTTAGAAAATACAAATCAAAAGTTATTGAATTTCACATTGCATGAATTGGGAGTTCCTTATATGCATATCATAGCTATTATAAATCATAAGGGTAAATATTCCTATTTCAAACTAATAGATAAAACAATTTTAAAAACAATCAAATAA